In Halomarina salina, one DNA window encodes the following:
- a CDS encoding sulfatase-like hydrolase/transferase, which translates to MAALSDLAKRGTVNNVLIFVADSLRFDSLPSRIAQRGVTARTVAASTYTATSIPSMASGLYPATHRVWSFDDVLPETPELLAGEHCGTDLRNVWDHVESPAEKPPNRILRVTEERTLEGLGEPFTLLVHDKGAHAPYDYTNVRWDTSPEFFRHFAGRDQELRNLYQRGATTAAERFEGLVDMLHDRELYDDTLVVFTSDHGELLGEPSRGGVYAHGAPVCPELVSVPTVFMGAGLPEGEVYDELLSGVDLAPTAIAARGETVPDDVEGVDVWTKSPSADRVVRSEFWAKGGRVSYGASSAWNRDGGVVRHHGRASERVAFAIHRKLVKGAQAPANRSRSPYQMWRLLRTFGDRELVYGSVDPQSLRPALVEEFRPNDSTSDVAAASKEQLEALGYLE; encoded by the coding sequence ATGGCCGCTCTTTCCGATCTTGCCAAGCGTGGCACGGTCAACAACGTCTTGATATTCGTTGCGGACAGCCTCCGCTTCGACTCTCTTCCATCACGAATCGCCCAGCGAGGCGTCACGGCACGGACGGTGGCGGCCAGTACGTACACTGCGACGAGCATCCCTTCGATGGCGTCCGGTCTGTATCCGGCAACGCACCGCGTCTGGAGTTTCGACGATGTCCTTCCCGAGACGCCCGAACTGCTGGCGGGTGAGCACTGCGGTACCGACCTCCGGAACGTCTGGGACCACGTGGAGTCGCCTGCGGAGAAGCCGCCGAATCGCATCCTCCGTGTGACCGAAGAGCGCACCTTGGAGGGCCTCGGCGAACCGTTTACGCTCCTTGTCCACGACAAGGGTGCACACGCCCCCTACGACTACACCAACGTCCGGTGGGACACCTCTCCCGAGTTCTTCCGTCACTTCGCCGGGCGCGACCAGGAACTCCGGAACCTCTACCAGCGGGGTGCGACGACGGCCGCGGAACGGTTTGAGGGACTGGTCGACATGCTTCACGACCGCGAACTGTACGATGACACGCTTGTCGTCTTCACAAGCGACCACGGTGAGTTGCTTGGGGAGCCATCTCGCGGCGGCGTCTACGCTCATGGCGCGCCGGTCTGTCCCGAACTCGTCTCTGTGCCGACCGTCTTTATGGGGGCTGGCCTCCCAGAAGGCGAAGTATACGACGAACTCTTATCGGGCGTAGACCTCGCGCCGACAGCTATCGCCGCACGTGGCGAGACCGTCCCCGACGATGTCGAGGGGGTGGATGTCTGGACCAAATCGCCCTCGGCGGACAGAGTCGTCCGTTCCGAGTTCTGGGCGAAAGGTGGTCGAGTCTCTTACGGGGCGAGTTCAGCCTGGAATCGGGACGGCGGAGTCGTCCGTCACCACGGGCGTGCCAGTGAGCGCGTCGCGTTCGCAATCCACCGGAAACTCGTCAAGGGTGCACAGGCACCGGCGAACCGTTCACGTTCGCCGTACCAGATGTGGCGCCTCCTCCGCACATTCGGCGACCGTGAACTCGTCTACGGGTCGGTAGACCCCCAGTCCCTCCGGCCTGCGCTAGTTGAGGAGTTTCGGCCAAACGACTCGACATCGGACGTCGCCGCCGCGTCGAAAGAGCAACTTGAAGCGTTGGGCTACCTGGAGTAA